The Mytilus trossulus isolate FHL-02 chromosome 3, PNRI_Mtr1.1.1.hap1, whole genome shotgun sequence genome contains a region encoding:
- the LOC134711810 gene encoding uncharacterized protein LOC134711810: MIYTTLLFVLIDNVFSSCVLMGNTTLKTSEIFIKDRIADFDYARVGKYKKVYCCAQNYDRIIWEFKKKDGLQWQLFPWFHVNRMSDNQPSLRDKNQTLRITDIGWSNEGIYRCIALSSENKVIANHTTKIEVYSCVDRVKPEAYGPKTQYGRLGGTVSFTCTGDFGCTSDAAKDVSWYDENYDTLDDDTLFPRYNVTNVDRSKHTIEVSTFVIKTIEQTDFKQNFTCYVSSAYGDKTFTVQLKEASVEITKMTLITAEEIKGIVAPCVVILTLVFVFTAVFYFRIKLFILSRIPYWHLMDQGANSYHVFILHEDEDLQLAEGIQKKLQSDGYNVKISGSITGGTVIWQKVQEFAQDSKSLVIIYPSEYSIINPNNTFESLVACRQYFSPNLVTVVEKASKRGGPLEFIETDRTFVRIKYPPKHNCSTYRQENFFCKLKLRMPRKTENNVWCCSTKPGQIQQGAEDTEPLNTPIVRNIQQDDEQADRRNQPV, translated from the exons ATGATTTACACTACATTgctgtttgttttaattgacaACGTGTTTTCGTCCTGTGTTTTGATGGGAAATACAACACTTAAAA cGTCTGAGATTTTCATAAAAGACCGAATTGCTGATTTTGATTATGCAAGagttggaaaatataaaaaggtcTATTGCTGCGCTCAAAATTATGATAGAATAATTTGGGAATTCAAGAAAAAGGATGGATTGCAGTGGCAACTATTCCCTTGGTTTCATGTCAACAGAATGTCGGATAATCAGCCTTCACTTCGAGATAAAAACCAGACCCTTCGGATAACAGACATTGGTTGGAGTAACGAAGGGATTTACAGGTGTATAGCACTTTCCAGTGAGAATAAAGTTATTGCAAATCACACTACCAAAATAGAAGTATACT CTTGTGTAGACAGAGTAAAACCAGAAGCGTATGGACCTAAGACTCAGTATGGACGTCTCGGCGGAACAGTTAGTTTTACTTGTACCGGTGATTTTGGGTGCACTTCTGATGCTGCGAAAGATGTATCTTGGTATGATGAAAATTATGACACGTTAGATGATGATACATTATTTCCTAGATATAATGTAACAAATGTAGACAG GTCAAAGCATACCATTGAAGTATCTACTTTTGTGATAAAAACTATTGAACAGACAGATTTCAAACAGAATTTTACCTGTTATGTATCTTCGGCGTATGGAGATAAAACGTTTACTGTCCAACTCAAAGAAGCAA gTGTGGAAATAACGAAAATGACTTTGATAACAGCGGAAGAAATAAAGGGAATAGTTGCGCCATGTGTTGTTATATTGACACTGGTATTTGTTTTCACTGCGGTGTTTTACTTCAGAATAAAGCTGTTTATCCTTTCACGGATACCTTACTGGCATTTAATGGACCAAG gTGCAAATAGTTACCATGTCTTTATACTTCATGAAGACGAGGATTTACAACTTGCTGAAGGAATTCAAAAAAAGTTACAATCAGACGGTTATAATGTCAAAATATCTGGAAGCATCACTGGTGGAACTG TTATATGGCAGAAGGTACAAGAATTTGCACAAGATAGTAAGAGTTTGGTAATTATTTATCCTTCGGAATATTCAATAATTAATCCGAATAATACTTTCGAAAGTTTGGTGGCATGTAGACAGTACTTCAGTCCAAATCTTGTTACAGTTGTAGAAAAAGCTTCGAAAAGAGGAGGCCCACTTGAATTTATAGAAACTGACAGAACATTTGTAAGAATCAAATACCCACCCAAACACAATTGTAGTACATATCGACAGGAAAATTTCTTCTGTAAACTTAAACTTCGGATGCCTAGAAAGACCGAGAATAATGTTTGGTGTTGTTCAACAAAACCGGGACAAATACAACAAGGGGCTGAAGATACAGAACCACTGAACACACCTATAGTACGTAACATTCAACAGGATGATGAACAGGCTGATCGTAGGAACCAACCTGTATAG